gtggaacTCTGCTTCATGGTGGAGTcactgaagcagcagctgaaccTGCCCACGGTGCGAGTGGCATTGCCCGACTCATGGGAGCCGTCGCACAGGGTATCGTCCGTAGCCCTGtgtgccggcagcggcgccggtgtatttcggctgctgcgcctcccaGTGGACGTGCTGCTCTCTGGTGAGATGGGCCACCACGATGTTCtggccgccacggcagctggGCGGGCGGTTATCCTCTGCGAGCACACAAACACAGAGCGCGGCTTTCTCagggcggtgctgcagcgcacactGCAGGCAAGGCTAGAGGGAACCACCGTGCTGGTCTCCGAAAAGGACCGAGATCCACTTGTGGCCTGGTAGGCAGATGTGCCACTTTCCTCACCACTGCCGACACCGCCCGCCTGGCGCTGTCGCACCttttgattttttttttcgcacCGCCTCCGTTATGCGTTCGCCGCACCTGTGCTCGAGCGACAAGGAGGCCACTGGCACATGATAAGACACTGAAAACGAGGAGCACGTtgaggcgcacgcgcgctgtGGTGCAACCATAGGCGTTGCACCACAGCGCGATCCGAAGGACACATATCACTGAGGATGTTGCTGAGTGTGTATAGACTCACCTGCGCGCCCctgctgtgtgtgtaggggggagggaggggctaTAGCTGACATGGTCAAGAAGGTATGAAGGGGGCCACAGCGAGCCGTATTGCGCGGCTAGACGAGGCAGAAAAAAGCACGTCAGTCTCAAATCCGGCAATGGGGTGATGAGTGGGCTCGTGTCCGTCCTCCAAGGGGTCAAGCGTGCGAGGGTATAGGGCATCACATGCGTATCTGGCCTACAGTTGACAAGCCCTACGACGTGCGACTCGTCTTTGCCTGCCGCTTATTTTCTCTACGTAGAGGAGTCGCTGCCCCTCTTCCgtactcctcctccaagCCGTTACGCTCTTCCCATACGCACTTCACCTTTTAATCATTTGCGCTGGAtggtgctcctcctcccgcctctttcctcgtgGATGCGCTTGTCCTTCACGTGGGCTTTTCACGTTGTCGGGTGGGAAAAGATGTGAACGCAACCGAGTCGcaccccttttctttcgcctCGAACGCTCCTACTCACACTTGCACAGACTTCcatccccttctcctctccccctttcgcgCGGGCATTATTTATCCTACTTTCagtgctgctcctgcgcatTGCTCGTCTTGCCCGCTTCGCGGAGGCTTTGCGCCACGTACGCCTGCTTGTCACCTGCACTCTCTCACCACCTCTGGCCTcgtcttccttctctgtgcgtgaCGTTTCGCTGCACATCTGCAAACACACCTGCCCACCGAAAGGCACGACTCAGCGAAGACGAATGATGAACACGACACTCTTGGTGCAGGACGTGGATGAAATCCAAAGCGCCGTGGATCGATGGTATTGCCAGTCCTCGTCCAATCTGCAAGAGAGCCATGCTGCGTTCCTGGCGCAGcttcggcagctgcaggagcacctTGGTCTTGACGCAGGTGCTCCGGCACTCAGTGTACACGCAGATGCCATGATCACCCCGCCTCGTCACATGTACCCATCTGACGACAACAATAGCGGCTCACCGCCGATGGCCTCGCCACCGATCAGTCGCGGCCAGCTGAATTACGACCACCTGCTCGACGAGGTGGTCAGCAAAAATGTAGCGATGTCGCCGTTCAACCCCGAAGAGGAAGcagagcggcgccggcgaccCAACGCAGAGTCAGTGAGAaccccctccacaccaccgGAGGACTACAACGGGCCTTGCCAGGTGCTTGTGGAGTTCAAGCGCAAGCGCATGCTGCAGTATGAATCTCCCTACTACGTAGCCCCGGGTGAGCACGTTGTGGTCGGCggcgacagaggagaggacaTTGGCCTCGTCACGCACACGTGGAAGGGCGCGGAGGCGCACCAGCTCGGTGAGAACCGTGACAAAGGTGTAGGGAAAGTTCTGCGGGTGGCGAGTGTGCTCGaggtgacgcagctgcagggtgTGCAGACAGAGCTTGAGACGCGCGCCGTGGAGGTAGCGCAGGAGAAGGTACAGGAGAATGGGCTACCCATGCGCATCGTCGACGCCGAGTACCAATTCGACCGCCGCAAGCTCACCTTCTACTACCAGTCGATGCACCGGCTCGACTTTCGCACGCTGGTGCGCGACTTGTACAAAACATTCCGTGCACGCATCTGGATGGAGCCCGACACTTCGTTTTGACGCCACATGACGTACGCGGCACCTACGCCGAGGGCCGTTCGCTGCAACAAGAGAGCCCCACATTAAGGCGGTGTGAGCGAAGTGCGTCCcacttgctgctgttgtcggTGCAGCTggaaaaaaacaaagggagaaggagaactCCTGTCGGCGACTCGGAGTGTGCTTTGCTCGATTGGGTGGCGATGAAAGGAAATGGTATGGATGGGCGCGATGGAATGTGAATAACCCACGTTAAACGGTGAAGGCGGCACAACGGCtgaggtgcggctgcgcgctcatgtttctttccttttgtAGGTGCAGTGCGGTACTCGCATGACGCACGggtgcccttctcttcctctgttcgtttctgttttgctttcAAGTATGGATGTCGGTGTTGCCAAGCATATGCACGTGCGTGCTGATGCGTGTTGGTGGTGCGTGGCGAACAAACGTCATAAACATAAACACCCACGAGggacgaagaaaaaggctGGTATAGGAAAGGTCTGCTACGCTGCTGGGCAGTCGGGGCCACCCTTGGGCGCCTCCCACACTCAGCCGGCAGCTCACCTGACTTCAAGGAGAAGCACTGCGCATTCCTCGCCGGAATGAAGCAGAGGATAGTGCATTGGACTTggttccttttcctctttggcGGTGACGCCCTTCatgcaccacctccctccaTCTCGCCCCGAGCACCTGCCCTCTTGCGCTGCAATTTTCTTGAGTGTCACTTCACCATCGTTTCGCTTGCACTACCCCGCtaccctttcctcctcctctccccctaaCCTGCACAGTGTCGCTCAGTTGCGACCGACATCGGCAGAATGGACTTAGATGACATCGATCGCTGGtacagcggtggcagcagccgagACCACTACAGATCACACTACGCATCGCACTACTCTCGCAAGTGGAATGATACCCACCAAAGCATACACAACCCTCCCCTGCCGCGGCGGTACTTCAACGATGATCCTATCCCAGAAAAGCTACCTTCACATCGTagcgctccgccgcctccaccgcctccatcaccaccgccacaccgCTCGAACTCTGCGAATGTAAAGCGCAAGAACAAGCGCCATTCGAAGCACCGTCACACGCGCCGCAAGAGATCGGCCAGCttcacctccagcagcgcggccAGGACGGAGACAAGTCGTACTTCGTCCACCTCGAGCACCGATAGCGCTGAAAGTACTACAACCAGCTCGTCTAGTTCGTccggcagcactgccagcggcagcggctcgtATGAGTCCTCCGACTCGGAAAGAACGAGCTCGACTTCGgcgagcaccagcagcacatcagcCTCCTCGACAtctaccagcagcagcagtaccgctTCCTCGCATGAACGACGCGCACAACTGCACAAGAAGGTGAAACCACATCTGCAACAGAGCGCTGTCGCGCTGTCTCGCGTCGCTTCGAGGCCGTACATAGCGGTGCAGGACGAAGAaatcgccgccgcagcagcatgcaAAGCAATTTTCAACAAGGAGGTGCAGttgaaggaagaggagctaCGACTTCTCCAGCAGAAGCGGAACTTCGCGGCAGAGGTTCAACGTCGGTCGCTCCACTCACATCGCTTTGCAGTCGAAGACGACGCAATACGGCAGATGCAGCGGCTTGTCGACCTCACAGACACGACACCTGCACTCGAGGAGTATCTGAGGCGCACGTCCAAGGCTCTGTCGGCGAGCGGCGCCACGACAGACGCAGGCGCACTGGCGTATCTGCGGTCTTACGAGGAAGCTTTGTCAGGAGATGgtgtggcaccgctgctgaagcagatGGCCACACCGCCATCGACgtctgtcgccgccgccgcaaaTGCCCGAAGAGACGAGcgcctcgctgtcgttgGGGATGGGCCACCGGCGCCTATAAGTCTGTCAAGCGGTACACCAAAAATAGAACCGTTGGCGGCTACGCGGTCTAtcgcggccgcagcgccaaCCGCCAGTGGAGGAGTGTTGCCTCATAGGACAAGCCCCGAGGCCAACTCGTTGCTGGAGCACAGCCTTCCTGTAGAGGGCCACTTTCTCACTCGCTCCGCTCCGCCAACTCCGACAGGCCGCGCAATGGCGCAGGCTCCGTCGCAAGGAGCGCCGGTGTTGTCGATCACTACCGATGCGGGCAACACAGAGAATGGGGTGGTGGTTGGTGGCGCGCCGGCGGAAGGGGTCATCACAGTTGCAAAGGATGAGAGGCAAGGCGGCTCGGCTGCGCAGGCAACCGCAAAGCCCGCTGAGCCGGCGGTTAGTAGGCCCTTAAAAGGTGACCTTGTTATTCATAATgacctgccgcagcagcgccgcatcaaGGTGAAGGCGCGACGTCGCCGCAGTCGCTCGCGCGCCCTGGCGCACCAGAGTGAGGCGGACAGAAACTCAGCCTTAGAAGATGCTCCTTCGTCGAACGAGAGACGAGAAGACAGCACTGTCTCGCCTTCTGTTGGACACTCTCGGccagggcggcagcagcagcccatcGGTGCATcatggcagctgctgccgccgccaccaagcCCCGCCTCTCACACCgttgctgagcagcagcacatcttCGTCGACCCTATGCAGCAGTACAACAGCCAGAGTGGGGCCGGACAGCAGCCATGGGCCATGGTAAACTGGCCGTGTAACGCGCCAACATGGAGGCCGACGCACAAAGAAAAGGATGGCCCGCTAGCGCTCTGGTACGCCTCCAACAGTCCCGCGCCGCTCTCTCATCGTGATTTCAAGAGCCTGCTCTGCTCCGAGTACGTGTCACCGGAGACGATGCCCGCACTAGTGCCGCGAGCTGTGGGCGCGACCGCAGCTGGTGTTGATGCGGATAATCAAGtctcagcggcgccggcaggtGCAAAAGCGGGGCGcaatgcacacacaccataCAGTACTGGAACTGCCGACACCGCAACTCTTTCCGGAGAGACCGACGCTGGCGAACACGCCCCTCGGCGAAGTTCGCGGCGTCGGTTGGTGCACATTCGAGGTGTGGATGAAACCCCCGAATACCCCTTAGTCGCAGAGTGGGGTCATGGTGAAGGCGACTCTCAGGCCCACGGTCCCGCCGAAGTCttaccgcctcctccagtggATCCAAGGGGTAACGGGAACGAGCTCATCGTAGAGttcccgccgccgccgcataTCACAGCGAGCGACATGCCGCCCCCCGGTGACGTAGGCAGCGATGTTGAGAacagctgctgtgggtgtggaggcggcgagtgcgactgctgctccgcGTTCTGTGCGAGAtgccgccgttgctggtATATCGTATTTAGCTGTCTCTTtccgtgctgcagcggccagACGAACCCAAAAGCTGCGCTGCCGATCGAATCACAGCGTACACTGAGCTCTCAGAGGCACGATCCAGACTCTGCTCTGCCGGTGCTATCTCGTCCGATTCCGACTACACCAGCCACGATGAATGCGCAACCATAGAaatggcagcagcgacagcgaggcAATCGGCAACGCTGCCACAAATATAACGGTCGTCACACGACCCGGCAAAACACCACAGCGCCTGCTCAAACCGCGCAGCCTGCATCTACCTCCCTGCCACACCACCTCAGACCTTAATACAATGGTGATGGCTGCAGATGAGACGGAAAACTGCTCTCCTCTACCCCtccgctctgctgcgcctctgtaTAGCGTAGGGTGACGGCTGACGATGACGGATTCATGAGGAGTTTCATGCACGGCCATGGCGTCCGAacaacagaggaggaaggtggGGTGCGGTGTCTCTGCACATGTACGTGTCGGTGTTGATATCTCCACATTGAGGAGAACCAAGTGCCGCGGTGAAGGAATCGTAGGGAGTCGCACCGCCTGTCTGCAGCTCACATCCGCCCACaacgccctctctctctctttccttccgcTGGTGCGCTGGTGTTGTATTACATTCATTACTTAGATTTGTTTTTGCCTGATAATGGAAGAGAATTCGGATGCCGGTGTGGTTGGCTGTTGTGAAGGCGgccacgtgcgtgtgtcccTCTCTGGGTGTGTTGTCTGTGGAGAAACCgtcctgctgctctgcgcccCAAAGGAGCCCAAcagtgcgtgggcgtgtgtctcAAGCAAACCAAAAAAGGAAGTGAAGGGCGGGCGGTGTGGCTGAGCTGCTACGCGCTCTGTAGTGCATCTTCTTACCCAGTGGACGTTGGCCTGTCCTGACGATGGAGAGCACATTTCAACGTGGTACCTCAGGGCCCAGTACCCCCTCTGTGtgggaagccaagcagcccctaCCCCTGCGAATGCCAAGACGCTTCCCGTGTTGACAGGTCAAGTGCCCACGACCTAGGGAGGTCAGAGCAACGGGTCGctactgatgccggcggtcaggtgCTGGATGacgctgcgtcggtgcggcctgcgacagtgaagaCGGTTGTACTATCAATATGATGGGCAGACTGTCAGCGGGGCTCgacgtggcgaccggcacagcgggcgcggctgtgcggcggcCTGCGAAAGTGGTGGGCAGAGTATTGCGGCAGGGGccgggtgggggtgggggtggtgttTGGCTCGAGCTCTACGGCGGAATGGACACGCTGAAGAGCGGACATTTCCGTAGTTCACTTCTTTTCCCATTTTTCTCTCGCGCGTAGTGACCGTGAGAGTTGCCGTGACGTCTTTGAACGACGTCATCCACGTAAATCGCGCGTGTGTTTttcactctcttttcccACACGCCACAGGTGGGGAAGGGTGTGAGGGTACCTCAACGTTGTCAACGGCCTTGTCgaggaagcagcggcactgtgcgtgtgtgtacgcgcgCCATCGTTGTCTCCTCTCGAAGTGCATTGCGGCTATGGTAGACCGACGAGGTACACGTGTGCGAATGAGCGTGGAGTTACGGCCTGAAGTACGTGAGACAACTGAATagaggtgagaggaggggaagggggggggggcaaaagACGGGCGCGTCTCGTCGTGCTTTCAAGTCGTTTCCTGGCTTCATGTCTTCTGTGTCATAGCGAGTCAGTGAAAGCGGGGGAAGTGCACCTCGTTCCATCATCCAGCAAACTGTCCCCCGCCCTACTATTCAGCCGCATCCCTACAGCGACGCTCGCGCGACTACCGACACAGCAGTGCACGTGCTCATGTTTAGGAGCTCGCCAGTTGCTTGGCGGCTCACCAGAATGCTCGGTGAACACTTTTGCCCACCCTAGCGCCTCTCTGCAATCCACGAATACGCCCGCTTCCCTCCcatgccccctccctcctctgaCTCCCCTCATATGTGCACACTTTCAGACTACAAGTGCGGGGGGTTACAGACCTCATCCGCCGCGGTTTTCATTGTACCTCTGCCTTAGGTACGTACTGCTCCCCCTTCACTCTCCAGCCCTGAAAACCTCAAGGAACTATCGCACGCAAGCAATCGTCTGCtgcgtgtatgtatgtgtgcctcCAACCCGCCCACTCTCCGTGTTGCTTCTCGTTACACAATGGAGAGCGCGACTCCCACGAAGCAAGATCGTCGCATCTATGCTGTGCTGCGTGACCACTGCGATACCCCCCGTGTCCTTTTCTCTACCGAGAacccgctgctcctcgtgcACCAAGGCAACCGGCGCTATGTCTTCTTGTTCAGCACCAAATACTATACCTACATGGTCAGGAGCAAAGGCTTCAAGCTGTATGCGGTGTGGGCAAACAGGCAGCTGTCGGTGACGGCGCAGTCGCACCGGGTCACTCTCACGTCACTTGACCAGCGCACCATCAAGGCAACGCTGCAGTCGTACAAGGAGACGACTGACGCTGCTGTCAACGAGTTCAGCACAGTTACACTGGAGACCAAATCGGCACTGAatgcggcggaggtggaaaaGTGTATTATGTGTCTCGTTGAAAGTGCACAGCGCACGGCGGCATTGcttgagcagcaggagcgtgGCATTGCGCTTCACGGTAGCCGCCACCTTGGTGATAACGATGACGACGCCCATTCTGGCGGCTCCTCTGATAGTGAGGACGGTGACAGTGGTGGCACGTCCATCTCCGGGGCACGTGCCTCGGCGGCCGCGCGCGCAGCGGTTCAGCAGGGCGAAGGAGCacggaaaaagaaaggcgcTGAGGGTGCACTGCGCATGGGTCCATCGCGCTACATCGCCATCACCTCCCTCGTGGATGGCGAGTTTGCCGACTACACAACGCTGAAGAACGCTTACATGCGGCATGAAGAGGAGGATCTGCTGCGGGACTTGGGCGTCTTCATCAAGGAAAACGAAGGTCAGGTGGAGGCATTGTGTGAGCACCACTACCCggccctcctccacgccgcgcagcagtgcgtgaGCATCTCTGAGCGGGACGCCGAGCTCGTAGGCGAGGAgctcagcggcgccaccaccctcGTGCGTACCGCCGTCGTGAACATGAAGAAGGCCACCTCAAACCTCCTGCTCTCACGCAGCACCCGCGACAACCTCCAGCAGGTACGTAGCCTGCTATCCAAAGCCATTGCCGTTGCCGAGTATCTGGAGACAGCGGAGTcgcagacgcagcgccagcagctcgtTGGGGCGGTAGCCACGCTGCGTGAGCTACTTCGTCTCGCCGCGCCACTTAGCGAGTACGCTATCGGCGAGTACGTGCTGCATGTCCGCATCCCCGCACTTACGCAGGATGTCTTCAGTTATGCGGTACAGCACCTCAACAGCTGGCTGCGGGTCCTGCGGGACAAGGCGTACCCCATTGGGAAGGCCTCAATGGAGTGGGGGGGAACTGTGACCGCCGGCAGCCTTTCTTCGCACCTCGTCATGGCCGAGGCAAGCGAGCAGTGGTGGCTAAACGAGGAGTTCGTGCCAGCGCAGCTGAAGCTGGCGCCGTTtgaggaagcggaggcaATCACTGCGGTGTCCAATGGTGCCGGCATCCAAGTCGTTTTTCTAGAGCTGCACCGCGAGGAGTACCTTGACAAGTACTACACCGAGGGCAGGTggcagcaggcgcgcacCGATCTGCTGGAGTGCCCGTTGACATTGACGAACCTGTCGCCTGCTGAAGTGCTCAGCAAGTTCCGCCAGTACTGCGCTACCGTCATGGGGTTCATTTTAATCGAGGATATAGTTcactgcgccacctcgcccCACCTTCGCTCCCGGGCCGAGATTATTCAGCTCTGGGCCATCCTCTCTGCCAAGATTACCGAGCACGCTCtcaaggtgctgcaggtccTGCTGGCGAACCCCAACGAGACAAGCGAGGCTGTACAGCAGGTCCAGATACTGCAGTCTCTCATCCACTGTGCTGCCGACAACGTGAAGTGTGTCGAGCTGAACAACCTGCCTCTTTCGCGCGTGATGGAGACGGCGAGCGACCAGCTGATCAGCTCATGGCTGCAGCAGGCTTGTGTAGATTGCATGCAGCTCATTATGAGCGATACTTTCGACCCCGCTGTGGTCACGGATGCCGAGCAATTTGCCAAGCTCGTCACACGCTTTAACTTCCATAGGTGCACCTCGCTAGAGCTAAACATCCCAAGCACCTATACAAGTAGCGTCCAAACACTGCCCtacagcgctgctgtgccacgCATCGGTGAGCGTGTTCTCGGCTTCCTCACGCAGTGCTActccaccatcatcatcgacACGTCTACCGCCGTGATGCAGTCGGAGTTGAACAACGTAGACGAGATGCTGCTTAAGTACATGACAGTGCTCTTCCGCACAGTGGCCGAGTCGATGCAAGGTCAGCTCATGTCCATCGACGCGCGagccgtgctgcagctcgctgTGTATGCAACGAGCTGCTCCATGATGCCGGTGCTGATATCGTgcgcggagcagcagtaCATGCTACACTGGCAGTGTGAGTACGAGCGGGAGAAGACGCAGACGATGGGCGCACCGAAGCTGATGGCGCATTGCGTCAAGTTCTTCGCCAAGTCGTTGCAGCTCGGGATTGAGCGGCTGCTCTCGGCGCTCATGAAGGAGGTCGAGGAGCGGCTGAAGTCCGTGGACAGCGTGTCATACTGGAAGGCACgggtggaggtgcgccgACAGAATAGAAAGGCTGATGGCGATGCCTTTGCATCCTGCATGGAGTATATCCTCACGATGATCCCCAAGCTGAGCTCCGTACTGCAGAGCACCGTCGTGCGTAGTGTGGTGGGGACGGCGGTCATGCGGGCAGGCGTGCTCATGCAGTCGAGTTTGTACACCGCCATTACAAGCGCCTACCAAGATGGTGCGCGCGACTTCGGCGTATGGAAGGACGCCATCGAGGAGTACGAGAGGCAGTGCGTCATGGGCGTCCCTctgtggcagcgccgtcttgGTGAGCTCCTACCGGGTGTCAGCGGAGCACAGCGCTTCCCACTCAACGCGGTGGTCGCTGTGCAAGAAGCGCGGCAGTGGATGGATGCGAAGGAGCAGGCGTacaaggcggagaaggcaagCCAACCACAGATCTTAGCTGGCAT
This portion of the Leishmania panamensis strain MHOM/PA/94/PSC-1 chromosome 11 sequence genome encodes:
- a CDS encoding cell cycle sequence binding phosphoprotein (RBP45), putative (TriTrypDB/GeneDB-style sysID: LpmP.11.0140), which translates into the protein MMNTTLLVQDVDEIQSAVDRWYCQSSSNLQESHAAFLAQLRQLQEHLGLDAGAPALSVHADAMITPPRHMYPSDDNNSGSPPMASPPISRGQLNYDHLLDEVVSKNVAMSPFNPEEEAERRRRPNAESVRTPSTPPEDYNGPCQVLVEFKRKRMLQYESPYYVAPGEHVVVGGDRGEDIGLVTHTWKGAEAHQLGENRDKGVGKVLRVASVLEVTQLQGVQTELETRAVEVAQEKVQENGLPMRIVDAEYQFDRRKLTFYYQSMHRLDFRTLVRDLYKTFRARIWMEPDTSF
- a CDS encoding hypothetical protein (TriTrypDB/GeneDB-style sysID: LpmP.11.0150), with protein sequence MDLDDIDRWYSGGSSRDHYRSHYASHYSRKWNDTHQSIHNPPLPRRYFNDDPIPEKLPSHRSAPPPPPPPSPPPHRSNSANVKRKNKRHSKHRHTRRKRSASFTSSSAARTETSRTSSTSSTDSAESTTTSSSSSSGSTASGSGSYESSDSERTSSTSASTSSTSASSTSTSSSSTASSHERRAQLHKKVKPHLQQSAVALSRVASRPYIAVQDEEIAAAAACKAIFNKEVQLKEEELRLLQQKRNFAAEVQRRSLHSHRFAVEDDAIRQMQRLVDLTDTTPALEEYLRRTSKALSASGATTDAGALAYLRSYEEALSGDGVAPLLKQMATPPSTSVAAAANARRDERLAVVGDGPPAPISLSSGTPKIEPLAATRSIAAAAPTASGGVLPHRTSPEANSLLEHSLPVEGHFLTRSAPPTPTGRAMAQAPSQGAPVLSITTDAGNTENGVVVGGAPAEGVITVAKDERQGGSAAQATAKPAEPAVSRPLKGDLVIHNDLPQQRRIKVKARRRRSRSRALAHQSEADRNSALEDAPSSNERREDSTVSPSVGHSRPGRQQQPIGASWQLLPPPPSPASHTVAEQQHIFVDPMQQYNSQSGAGQQPWAMVNWPCNAPTWRPTHKEKDGPLALWYASNSPAPLSHRDFKSLLCSEYVSPETMPALVPRAVGATAAGVDADNQVSAAPAGAKAGRNAHTPYSTGTADTATLSGETDAGEHAPRRSSRRRLVHIRGVDETPEYPLVAEWGHGEGDSQAHGPAEVLPPPPVDPRGNGNELIVEFPPPPHITASDMPPPGDVGSDVENSCCGCGGGECDCCSAFCARCRRCWYIVFSCLFPCCSGQTNPKAALPIESQRTLSSQRHDPDSALPVLSRPIPTTPATMNAQP
- a CDS encoding hypothetical protein (TriTrypDB/GeneDB-style sysID: LpmP.11.0160) gives rise to the protein MCASNPPTLRVASRYTMESATPTKQDRRIYAVLRDHCDTPRVLFSTENPLLLVHQGNRRYVFLFSTKYYTYMVRSKGFKLYAVWANRQLSVTAQSHRVTLTSLDQRTIKATLQSYKETTDAAVNEFSTVTLETKSALNAAEVEKCIMCLVESAQRTAALLEQQERGIALHGSRHLGDNDDDAHSGGSSDSEDGDSGGTSISGARASAAARAAVQQGEGARKKKGAEGALRMGPSRYIAITSLVDGEFADYTTLKNAYMRHEEEDLLRDLGVFIKENEGQVEALCEHHYPALLHAAQQCVSISERDAELVGEELSGATTLVRTAVVNMKKATSNLLLSRSTRDNLQQVRSLLSKAIAVAEYLETAESQTQRQQLVGAVATLRELLRLAAPLSEYAIGEYVLHVRIPALTQDVFSYAVQHLNSWLRVLRDKAYPIGKASMEWGGTVTAGSLSSHLVMAEASEQWWLNEEFVPAQLKLAPFEEAEAITAVSNGAGIQVVFLELHREEYLDKYYTEGRWQQARTDLLECPLTLTNLSPAEVLSKFRQYCATVMGFILIEDIVHCATSPHLRSRAEIIQLWAILSAKITEHALKVLQVLLANPNETSEAVQQVQILQSLIHCAADNVKCVELNNLPLSRVMETASDQLISSWLQQACVDCMQLIMSDTFDPAVVTDAEQFAKLVTRFNFHRCTSLELNIPSTYTSSVQTLPYSAAVPRIGERVLGFLTQCYSTIIIDTSTAVMQSELNNVDEMLLKYMTVLFRTVAESMQGQLMSIDARAVLQLAVYATSCSMMPVLISCAEQQYMLHWQCEYEREKTQTMGAPKLMAHCVKFFAKSLQLGIERLLSALMKEVEERLKSVDSVSYWKARVEVRRQNRKADGDAFASCMEYILTMIPKLSSVLQSTVVRSVVGTAVMRAGVLMQSSLYTAITSAYQDGARDFGVWKDAIEEYERQCVMGVPLWQRRLGELLPGVSGAQRFPLNAVVAVQEARQWMDAKEQAYKAEKASQPQILAGIEGAGKAVAKGFQAVGKGVAARASAFGKGPQQQQH